A window of Vespa velutina chromosome 15, iVesVel2.1, whole genome shotgun sequence contains these coding sequences:
- the LOC124954508 gene encoding MFS-type transporter SLC18B1-like, producing MVGQFTRRQWLTLIVISIADFANAICVSLQAPFYPQEAEKKGASPTEYGLVFGVFELVVFIISPIYGKHLNWIGPKLLFNGGILTTGTCAIFFGLLDKVDGHYPFIILSFLIRIVEALGNAAFLTASFAIIAKEFPNNVATTFASLETFFGLGLIVGPTVGGALYQAGGYTTPFVVLGSALFLSAVMTAFILPMHNNREQDAQNAGGVSKVLRIPGVLVATLSIIATSMSIGFLQATLEPHLRQFSLSPVVLGLMFVINGGTYALTAPIWGWFCDKYSHPKVATVVGCILVAIAFSLVGPAPFIPYPTLVWMTICGLVIHGLGMSAQLVASFTDALRTCISYGFPNNLETYGLISGLWTSTFALGAFIGPSVAGILLDNIGFRNASMFIVILHLMIAILAAVFLSNCSKGPKPYTEIGVADDIRVPLTDSGRSKSGSYRVARGQSVPIDRPNGMNSLIACNSYSNRAGAWSRASYSGRYSHSYGSIENKRYLELTT from the exons ATGGTGGGTCAGTTCACCAGGAGACAATGGCTAACTCTCATAGTGATCAGTATCGCGGATTTTGCTAATGCCATCTGCGTATCTCTTCAAGCACCTTTCTATCCTCAAGag GCTGAGAAAAAAGGTGCCTCACCAACCGAATATGGATTGGTCTTTGGTGTTTTCGAACTTGTGGTTTTCATCATCAGCCCTATTTATGGAAAACAC TTAAACTGGATCGGTCCGAAGTTGTTATTCAATGGCGGTATCTTGACGACAGGAACTTGTGCTATCTTTTTCGGTCTGCTGGATAAGGTCGACGGTCACTATCCATTTATAATCCTCTCCTTCTTGATTAGGATTGTCGAGGCACTTGGGAACGCCGCATTTCTAACTGCCAGTTTTGCGATTATCGCTAAAGAATTTCCGAATAATGTTGCGACGACATTTGCTAGCTTGGAAACATTCTTTGGTTTGGGACTTATTGTTGGTCCTACAGTTGGTGGTGCTCTTTatcag GCCGGTGGTTACACAACACCATTTGTTGTCCTGGGTTCAGCACTCTTTTTATCAGCTGTCATGACAGCATTCATCCTACCAATGCATAATAATCGTGAACAGGACGCACAAAACGCCGGAG GTGTTTCGAAGGTTTTAAGGATTCCAGGAGTTTTAGTAGCAACCTTATCGATAATTGCAACTAGTATGAGTATAGGATTCTTACAGGCAACATTGGAACCACATTTACGTCAGTTCAGTTTGAGTCCCGTAGTTTTGGGCTTGATGTTTGTTATCAATGGTGGCACTTATGCTCTTACTGCTCCAATCTGGGGTTGGTTTTGTGACAAATATTCGCATCCAAAA gtggcAACAGTCGTAGGATGTATTCTCGTTGCTATTGCATTCTCTTTGGTAGGACCTGCACCCTTCATACCATATCCTACATTGGTTTGGATGACAATTTGTGGACTCGTTATACATGGTTTAGGAATGTCTGCTCAATTGGTTGCTAGTTTCACGGATGCTCTAAGAACATGCat atcttATGGATTTCCAAATAATCTTGAAACTTATGGTTTGATCAGTGGTCTCTGGACAAGCACTTTCGCATTGGGAGCCTTTATTGGTCCCAGTGTAGCTGGTATTCTTTTAGATAACATTGGATTTAGAAACGCTTCGAtgtttattgttattcttcACTTGATGATT gCTATATTAGCTGCAGTGTTTCTTAGCAATTGTTCGAAAGGACCGAAACCATACACGGAAATTGGCGTAGCCGATGATATAAGAGTACCTTTGACGGACAGTGGTCGATCGAAAAGTGGTAGCTATCGTGTTGCTCGTGGTCAAAGCGTGCCGATAGATAGGCCGAATGGCATGAACTCGTTGATAGCTTGCAACAGTTATTCGAACAGGGCCGGCGCTTGGTCCAGAGCGTCTTACAGCGGACGATATTCTCATAGTTATGGCTCGATCGAAAACAAACGATATCTTGAATTGACTACGTGA
- the LOC124954509 gene encoding uncharacterized protein LOC124954509 isoform X2, which yields MIHLKNVINIIVLITFVFHGSIICQDFRSNDPGLNEPDFVIRIPELNLLPIEPLTIPELGMENGQGAVKVSALFSNITVLGAGNYNMTKVRVDLNTLRIDLHLTIPKVELQGRYEVAGNVLLFPIKSHGDFWALFGDVSAIARIQGAIEIRDGIRYMGLTRLLIDFSLGRARFRIIDELNGDNVIGQAMNQFLNQNAKEIIEEMRPAASSSIAKHFLSFLNTAFRKIPLKVWLRDV from the exons ATGATTCATTTGAAGAACGTGATAAATATCATTGTACTGATAACTTTTGTGTTTCACGGATCTATCATCTGTCAGGATTTCAGATCGAATGATCCAGGACTCAACGAGCCGGATTTTGTTATTC GAATTCCGGAGTTGAATTTGCTACCGATCGAGCCATTAACGATACCAGAATTGGGTATGGAAAATGGACAAGGTGCAGTTAAAGTTAGTGCACTTTTTTCGAACATCACAGTCTTAGGCGCtggaaattataatatgaCGAAAGTACGAGTGGATTTGAATACATTGAGGATCGATCTTCATCTAACTATACCCAAGGTCGAATTGCAAGGTCGTTATGAAGTGGCCGGAAACGTTCTTTTGTTTCCCATTAAAAGTCACGGCGACTTTTGGGCACTTTTTg gTGACGTATCAGCGATAGCACGTATACAAGGAGCGATAGAAATTCGAGATGGTATACGTTACATGGGACTTACAAGATTACTCATTGATTTTAGTCTTGGCCGTGCAAGATTTCGTATTATCGATGAATTAAATGGTGACAACGTTATAGGCCAAGCGATGAATCAATTTCTCAATCAAAATGCTAAAGAGATAATCGAAGAAATGAGACCGGCCGCTAGCAGTAGCATTGCCAAACACTTCCTATCATTTCTTAACACGGCCTTCAGGAAGATACCACTTAAAGTTTGGTTACGTGACGTATAg
- the LOC124954509 gene encoding uncharacterized protein LOC124954509 isoform X1, producing MIHLKNVINIIVLITFVFHGSIICQDFRSNDPGLNEPDFVIPEYILPCSRKDPKFEICVTKTLNHLKPYLVKGIPELNLLPIEPLTIPELGMENGQGAVKVSALFSNITVLGAGNYNMTKVRVDLNTLRIDLHLTIPKVELQGRYEVAGNVLLFPIKSHGDFWALFGDVSAIARIQGAIEIRDGIRYMGLTRLLIDFSLGRARFRIIDELNGDNVIGQAMNQFLNQNAKEIIEEMRPAASSSIAKHFLSFLNTAFRKIPLKVWLRDV from the exons ATGATTCATTTGAAGAACGTGATAAATATCATTGTACTGATAACTTTTGTGTTTCACGGATCTATCATCTGTCAGGATTTCAGATCGAATGATCCAGGACTCAACGAGCCGGATTTTGTTATTC CGGAATACATACTGCCATGTTCACGTAAGGATCCCAAATTTGAAATATGCGTGACGAAAACGTTAAACCATCTGAAGCCTTATTTGGTGAAAG GAATTCCGGAGTTGAATTTGCTACCGATCGAGCCATTAACGATACCAGAATTGGGTATGGAAAATGGACAAGGTGCAGTTAAAGTTAGTGCACTTTTTTCGAACATCACAGTCTTAGGCGCtggaaattataatatgaCGAAAGTACGAGTGGATTTGAATACATTGAGGATCGATCTTCATCTAACTATACCCAAGGTCGAATTGCAAGGTCGTTATGAAGTGGCCGGAAACGTTCTTTTGTTTCCCATTAAAAGTCACGGCGACTTTTGGGCACTTTTTg gTGACGTATCAGCGATAGCACGTATACAAGGAGCGATAGAAATTCGAGATGGTATACGTTACATGGGACTTACAAGATTACTCATTGATTTTAGTCTTGGCCGTGCAAGATTTCGTATTATCGATGAATTAAATGGTGACAACGTTATAGGCCAAGCGATGAATCAATTTCTCAATCAAAATGCTAAAGAGATAATCGAAGAAATGAGACCGGCCGCTAGCAGTAGCATTGCCAAACACTTCCTATCATTTCTTAACACGGCCTTCAGGAAGATACCACTTAAAGTTTGGTTACGTGACGTATAg